In Acidobacteriota bacterium, the following proteins share a genomic window:
- a CDS encoding response regulator: MPKILLVEDNEMNRDMLTRRLKRRGYEVAVAVDGQQALDEVRALVPDLILMDMSLPVVDGWEATRRLKAAPETREIPVIALTAHAMAEDREKALQAGCDEYDTKPVELKRLLGKIATLLESRGLP, translated from the coding sequence ATGCCCAAGATCCTGCTCGTCGAAGACAACGAGATGAACCGCGACATGCTGACCCGGCGATTGAAGCGCCGCGGCTACGAGGTCGCCGTGGCCGTCGATGGTCAGCAGGCCCTCGACGAAGTGCGAGCGCTGGTTCCCGATCTGATTCTGATGGACATGAGCCTGCCGGTGGTCGACGGCTGGGAAGCAACCCGACGCCTGAAGGCGGCGCCCGAGACCCGTGAGATTCCGGTGATCGCTCTCACCGCCCACGCCATGGCCGAAGACCGAGAGAAAGCTCTGCAGGCCGGCTGCGATGAGTACGACACCAAGCCCGTCGAGCTGAAGCGCCTGTTGGGCAAGATCGCCACCCTCCTCGAGAGCCGCGGCCTCCCCTGA
- a CDS encoding DUF4097 family beta strand repeat-containing protein, translating into MRNRTVMGWIAVLALFSGGLSAEPVRKTLQVSPAGKLTVRSDLGSVVVRGGSQESVELTVYREDGDAEELSFELAPTPEGVLLTSDYSGKRGLYGMESNRLQVRYVLRLPTRYDLDIETEGGSITVQEIEGDVRAITNLGVLSFRSVRGSIFARAENGSLSVDRCIGDIDIQTQSGTAYVGGTRGDVQLKSLAGALHLNGHHGEVEASTGSGTIQIDDVTGPVVAKTKRGDIEARLAAGDLEELRLTTLDGAVTVQVPPGLGLDLDLESPHGKVRSAYPVTRAGEPAEDGPGKPMLRGEIQGGGAPLVVRATAGARVIKG; encoded by the coding sequence TCCGCGGAGCCGGTCCGCAAGACCTTGCAGGTGTCGCCGGCCGGAAAGCTGACGGTGCGCTCCGATCTCGGCTCGGTGGTCGTCCGGGGTGGCAGTCAAGAGTCCGTCGAGCTGACGGTCTACCGCGAGGACGGCGATGCCGAGGAGCTGTCCTTCGAGCTGGCGCCGACGCCGGAGGGCGTTCTGCTGACCTCCGACTACAGCGGCAAGCGTGGCCTCTACGGCATGGAGTCGAACCGATTGCAGGTGCGCTATGTGTTGCGCCTGCCGACCCGCTACGACCTCGACATCGAGACCGAGGGAGGCTCGATCACGGTGCAGGAGATCGAGGGTGACGTGCGCGCCATCACCAACCTCGGGGTGCTCAGCTTCCGCAGCGTGCGGGGCTCGATCTTCGCTCGTGCCGAGAACGGCTCGCTGTCCGTGGACCGCTGTATCGGCGACATCGATATCCAGACCCAGAGCGGCACCGCCTATGTCGGAGGAACCCGCGGCGATGTCCAGCTCAAGTCGCTCGCCGGCGCCTTGCACCTGAACGGCCATCACGGCGAGGTCGAGGCGTCGACCGGCAGCGGCACCATCCAGATCGACGATGTCACCGGGCCGGTGGTGGCGAAGACCAAGCGCGGCGACATCGAAGCTCGGCTGGCCGCCGGTGACCTCGAGGAGCTGCGCTTGACCACCCTCGACGGTGCGGTCACGGTGCAGGTGCCGCCGGGACTCGGGCTCGACCTCGACCTCGAGTCGCCCCATGGCAAGGTCCGCAGCGCTTATCCGGTGACCCGTGCGGGGGAGCCGGCGGAGGACGGCCCGGGCAAGCCGATGCTGCGTGGCGAGATCCAGGGGGGCGGAGCTCCACTGGTGGTTCGAGCCACCGCAGGAGCGCGGGTAATCAAGGGCTGA